One genomic window of Elaeis guineensis isolate ETL-2024a chromosome 2, EG11, whole genome shotgun sequence includes the following:
- the LOC105059893 gene encoding probable hexosyltransferase MUCI70 isoform X2: MVDGAPLPPGNSAAPPRELEAGEETPGGAQIGTRVHRACLKILSPEKIQKLEFPAGVEGNVPIKRVVYKSDSGEHHIAATLWPQYAGTTRFNLFTGNQTLHEREKSFKVNETAVVHCGFYSENGGFMISDDDKNYMRTCKAVVSTCAFGGGDDLYQPIGMLEASLEKVCYVAFWDEISRLAQEAEGRVIGDDHMIGKWHIVVVKDLPFADQRLNGKIPKMLSHRLFPEARYSIWVDSKSQFRRDPLGVLEALLWRRNSVLAISEHGARSSLYDEGKAIVKKHKATPEEVEVQLNQYRQDGIPDDKRLNGKKALAEASVIVREHTPMTNLFMCLWFNEVVRFTSRDQLSFPYVLRRLKMPGLNMFPVCTRKDLVNSMGHKHKVKPLVRTN, encoded by the exons CTTGCCTGAAGATCCTTAGTCCTGAAAAAATTCAGAAACTGGAGTTCCCTGCTGGTGTGGAAGGCAATGTTCCCATTAAGAGAGTTGTATATAAATCAGATTCAGGAGAACACCACATTGCAGCCACGCTCTGGCCACAATATGCTGGAACTACAAGATTTAATTTATTCACCGGTAATCAAACACTCCATGAGAGAGAAAAAAGTTTCAAG GTGAATGAAACTGCTGTTGTGCATTGTGGTTTCTACAGTGAAAATGGAGGGTTTATGATctctgacgatgacaaaaattaCATGCGAACCTGCAAAGCTGTTGTATCTACATGTGCATTTGGTGGTGGGGATGATCTCTACCAACCTATTGGGATGCTGGAGGCATCACTTGAAAAG GTTTGCTATGTGGCATTTTGGGATGAAATCTCTCGCTTAGCTCAGGAAGCAGAAGGAAGAGTAATTGGTGATGATCATATGATTGGTAAATGGCATATTGTGGTTGTTAAGGATCTTCCTTTTGCAGATCAACGGTTGAATGGAAAAATCCCAAAG ATGTTGAGCCATCGCCTTTTTCCTGAAGCAAGGTATTCAATTTGGGTAGACTCAAAGTCTCAATTTCGAAGAGATCCATTAGGTGTTCTGGAAGCTCTACTTTGGCGTAGAAATTCTGTCCTTGCCATATCGGAACATGGAGCACGCAGTAGCCTGTATGACGAGGGAAAGGCCATTGTTAAAAAACACAAAGCAACCCCGGAAGAAGTGGAGGTGCAGTTAAATCAGTACCGGCAAGATGGTATTCCTGATGATAAACGATTGAATGGAAAGAAAG CTTTAGCTGAAGCTTCTGTGATTGTGAGGGAGCACACACCAATGACGAATCTCTTCATGTGTCTTTGGTTCAATGAGGTGGTCCGGTTCACATCACGCGATCAGCTTAGTTTTCCCTATGTTCTCAGACGATTAAAGATGCCAGGCCTTAATATGTTTCCTGTATGCACCCGCAAAGATCTGGTGAACAGTATGGGCCACAAGCACAAGGTGAAGCCCCTTGTAAGGACTAACTAG
- the LOC105059884 gene encoding uncharacterized protein isoform X1, with the protein MASEESNDIQMEEVRYHKPFLQAANSSKMSSRHKRSKSDSERRVREDKLDSSSKAFQKVKQKGNGKGDFYMKKKLMPDAEIQHSLKQEILQLEKRLQDQLMVRGTLEKALGFRCSALDSSNDSLMPKPAKELIREIAVLELEVTHLEQYLLSLYRKAFDEQVSTVSPSAVGERAKKLSSTQPGPSQEAEKHDISYNRGNPAVQSSRIQLPREWATNAENEAYEVKCQEKLAGPGVHRSHSSLSQRAVYSARISPSEESLARALRSCHSQPLSFLEEEQNATSGVISLAEYLGTNITDHVPETPNKLSEDMVRCMSAIYCKLADPPLVHHGLPSSPTSSFSSMSALSPQYLGDMWSPGYQRESTLDARLINPFRVEGLKEFSGPYNAMVEVPLICRDRRRLKDVEDLLQNYKSIIQRLETVDPRKMKNEEKLAFWINIHNALMMHAYLEYGIPQNNAKKASLLIKAAFIVGGRSVSAATIQGSILGCRSNCPGQWLRTFLYPRMKYKVGDEWQAYAIEQPEPLLRFALCSGSHSDPAVRIYTSKRLFQQLEAAKEEFIRASVAIWKEQKILLPKVIDAYAKDTRLSSQGLVDMIQCYLPETLRMAMQRCQQGRANKVIEWIPYNFTFRYLLSRELAFPHIN; encoded by the exons ATGGCATCTGAGGAAAGCAATGACATCCAAATGGAAGAGGTGAGATACCACAAGCCTTTTTTGCAGGCAGCGAACTCCAGCAAAATGTCTTCAAGGCATAAGCGCTCCAAGAG TGATTCTGAAAGGAGAGTTAGGGAAGATAAATTGGATTCTTCATCTAAAGCCTTCCAAAAGGTTAAGCAG AAGGGAAATGGCAAGGGAGATTTCTACATGAAAAAAAAACTAATGCCTGATGCTGAGATCCAGCACTCTTTGAAACAAGAG ATTCTGCAACTTGAAAAACGACTGCAGGATCAGTTGATGGTGCGTGGTACTCTAGAAAAAGCATTGGGATTTAGGTGTTCAGCTCTTGATTCTTCGAATGATAGTTTGATGCCAAAG CCTGCCAAGGAACTGATAAGGGAGATTGCTGTGTTAGAGTTAGAAGTTACACATTTGGAGCAATATCTGCTGTCACTCTATCGAAAAGCTTTTGATGAACAAGTATCCACAGTATCTCCCTCTGCTGTTGGAGAGAGAGCAAAAAAGCTATCAAGCACCCAACCAGGTCCATCTCAAGAAGCTGAAAAGCATGACATATCATATAACAGGGGAAATCCAGCAGTTCAATCTAGTCGGATACAGCTCCCTCGAGAGTGGGCTACCAATGCAGAGAACGAAGCTTACGAGGTCAAGTGCCAGGAAAAGCTAGCTGGTCCTGGTGTTCATCGGAGTCATTCCTCGCTTTCACAACGTGCAGTTTATTCAGCTAGGATATCACCTTCAGAAGAAAGTCTAGCTAGAGCTCTTCGCTCATGCCATTCTCAACCTTTATCATTTCTTGAG GAAGAACAGAATGCTACTTCAGGGGTGATAAGCTTAGCAGAATATCTTGGTACCAATATCACGGATCATGTTCCCGAGACTCCTAATAAACTCTCTGAGGATATGGTTAGATGCATGAGTGCCATATATTGCAAACTTGCTGACCCTCCTTTAGTTCATCATGGACTCCCCTCTTCTCCTACTTCATCCTTTTCATCAATGAGTGCATTATCTCCTCAGTATTTGGGGGATATGTGGAGTCCTGGCTATCAAAGAGAATCTACTCTAGATGCTCGTTTAATAAATCCTTTCCGAGTTGAAGGTTTAAAAGAGTTTAGTGGACCATACAATGCGATGGTGGAGGTGCCTTTGATATGTAGAGATCGTCGGAGGTTGAAAGATGTTGAAGACTTGCTACAGAATTATAA GTCCATCATTCAACGATTGGAAACAGTTGATCCAAGGAAGATGAAGAATGAAGAAAAGCTTGCCTTCTGGATCAACATACATAATGCCTTAATGATGCAT GCATATTTAGAATATGGCATTCCACAAAATAATGCAAAAAAAGCATCACTTCTCATCAAG GCTGCGTTCATAGTAGGCGGCCGCTCTGTAAGTGCAGCAACAATACAGGGTTCAATTCTAGGATGCCGTTCAAATTGTCCCGGGCAG tGGCTTCGGACATTTCTCTATCCAAGGATGAAGTATAAAGTTGGAGATGAGTGGCAAGCCTATGCAATTGAGCAACCAGAACCTCTCCTACGCTTTGCACTTTGTTCTGGAAGTCATTCTGATCCTGCG GTCCGGATATATACATCCAAGAGATTGTTCCAACAGCTGGAAGCTGCGAAAGAAGAATTCATTCGAGCATCCGTCGCTATTTGGAAGGAGCAGAAGATCCTTCTGCCAAAGGTTATCGATGCGTATGCGAAAGACACAAGATTAAGTTCACAGGGTTTGGTAGACATGATTCAATGCTATCTTCCAGAGACTCTTAGGATGGCCATGCAGAGATGCCAACAAGGAAGAGCAAACAAGGTCATCGAGTGGATACCTTACAATTTCACATTTCGGTATCTGCTATCAAGAGAATTAGCTTTTCCTCACATTAACTGA
- the LOC105059884 gene encoding uncharacterized protein isoform X2: MASEESNDIQMEEVRYHKPFLQAANSSKMSSRHKRSKSDSERRVREDKLDSSSKAFQKVKQILQLEKRLQDQLMVRGTLEKALGFRCSALDSSNDSLMPKPAKELIREIAVLELEVTHLEQYLLSLYRKAFDEQVSTVSPSAVGERAKKLSSTQPGPSQEAEKHDISYNRGNPAVQSSRIQLPREWATNAENEAYEVKCQEKLAGPGVHRSHSSLSQRAVYSARISPSEESLARALRSCHSQPLSFLEEEQNATSGVISLAEYLGTNITDHVPETPNKLSEDMVRCMSAIYCKLADPPLVHHGLPSSPTSSFSSMSALSPQYLGDMWSPGYQRESTLDARLINPFRVEGLKEFSGPYNAMVEVPLICRDRRRLKDVEDLLQNYKSIIQRLETVDPRKMKNEEKLAFWINIHNALMMHAYLEYGIPQNNAKKASLLIKAAFIVGGRSVSAATIQGSILGCRSNCPGQWLRTFLYPRMKYKVGDEWQAYAIEQPEPLLRFALCSGSHSDPAVRIYTSKRLFQQLEAAKEEFIRASVAIWKEQKILLPKVIDAYAKDTRLSSQGLVDMIQCYLPETLRMAMQRCQQGRANKVIEWIPYNFTFRYLLSRELAFPHIN; the protein is encoded by the exons ATGGCATCTGAGGAAAGCAATGACATCCAAATGGAAGAGGTGAGATACCACAAGCCTTTTTTGCAGGCAGCGAACTCCAGCAAAATGTCTTCAAGGCATAAGCGCTCCAAGAG TGATTCTGAAAGGAGAGTTAGGGAAGATAAATTGGATTCTTCATCTAAAGCCTTCCAAAAGGTTAAGCAG ATTCTGCAACTTGAAAAACGACTGCAGGATCAGTTGATGGTGCGTGGTACTCTAGAAAAAGCATTGGGATTTAGGTGTTCAGCTCTTGATTCTTCGAATGATAGTTTGATGCCAAAG CCTGCCAAGGAACTGATAAGGGAGATTGCTGTGTTAGAGTTAGAAGTTACACATTTGGAGCAATATCTGCTGTCACTCTATCGAAAAGCTTTTGATGAACAAGTATCCACAGTATCTCCCTCTGCTGTTGGAGAGAGAGCAAAAAAGCTATCAAGCACCCAACCAGGTCCATCTCAAGAAGCTGAAAAGCATGACATATCATATAACAGGGGAAATCCAGCAGTTCAATCTAGTCGGATACAGCTCCCTCGAGAGTGGGCTACCAATGCAGAGAACGAAGCTTACGAGGTCAAGTGCCAGGAAAAGCTAGCTGGTCCTGGTGTTCATCGGAGTCATTCCTCGCTTTCACAACGTGCAGTTTATTCAGCTAGGATATCACCTTCAGAAGAAAGTCTAGCTAGAGCTCTTCGCTCATGCCATTCTCAACCTTTATCATTTCTTGAG GAAGAACAGAATGCTACTTCAGGGGTGATAAGCTTAGCAGAATATCTTGGTACCAATATCACGGATCATGTTCCCGAGACTCCTAATAAACTCTCTGAGGATATGGTTAGATGCATGAGTGCCATATATTGCAAACTTGCTGACCCTCCTTTAGTTCATCATGGACTCCCCTCTTCTCCTACTTCATCCTTTTCATCAATGAGTGCATTATCTCCTCAGTATTTGGGGGATATGTGGAGTCCTGGCTATCAAAGAGAATCTACTCTAGATGCTCGTTTAATAAATCCTTTCCGAGTTGAAGGTTTAAAAGAGTTTAGTGGACCATACAATGCGATGGTGGAGGTGCCTTTGATATGTAGAGATCGTCGGAGGTTGAAAGATGTTGAAGACTTGCTACAGAATTATAA GTCCATCATTCAACGATTGGAAACAGTTGATCCAAGGAAGATGAAGAATGAAGAAAAGCTTGCCTTCTGGATCAACATACATAATGCCTTAATGATGCAT GCATATTTAGAATATGGCATTCCACAAAATAATGCAAAAAAAGCATCACTTCTCATCAAG GCTGCGTTCATAGTAGGCGGCCGCTCTGTAAGTGCAGCAACAATACAGGGTTCAATTCTAGGATGCCGTTCAAATTGTCCCGGGCAG tGGCTTCGGACATTTCTCTATCCAAGGATGAAGTATAAAGTTGGAGATGAGTGGCAAGCCTATGCAATTGAGCAACCAGAACCTCTCCTACGCTTTGCACTTTGTTCTGGAAGTCATTCTGATCCTGCG GTCCGGATATATACATCCAAGAGATTGTTCCAACAGCTGGAAGCTGCGAAAGAAGAATTCATTCGAGCATCCGTCGCTATTTGGAAGGAGCAGAAGATCCTTCTGCCAAAGGTTATCGATGCGTATGCGAAAGACACAAGATTAAGTTCACAGGGTTTGGTAGACATGATTCAATGCTATCTTCCAGAGACTCTTAGGATGGCCATGCAGAGATGCCAACAAGGAAGAGCAAACAAGGTCATCGAGTGGATACCTTACAATTTCACATTTCGGTATCTGCTATCAAGAGAATTAGCTTTTCCTCACATTAACTGA